One region of Eupeodes corollae chromosome 1, idEupCoro1.1, whole genome shotgun sequence genomic DNA includes:
- the LOC129939844 gene encoding uncharacterized protein LOC129939844 produces MENISKMAIDDSSSSMYFSFNNTTAYKMQLEVANDNSIPANDENECDQNDTLEADDANQPIEQVQTVKKLSFGVSPAKAIPKNILKAYNVLSSTPTKAQLLRSVEFNRGSAAVDVDDLGLAFLEAPQESIKSVLTEEKENQPQESQEIVFSETSSEIVVSVIEKTQEEEKPVKKVGFSNLPILKNSGNSNIQGGTPNVRRSFARHEPDLARNRPSRINKRVSIAQNTRNLAHFQSSADEIPKMLSSILKISKGLPKKRQSITNIDNPFNLLGRATRMSIVKTTLNSPARKVSRKSMNSVQIGKISTSICNLPVNKAKSIGRSSPPKRVIPTNIRKSMIPSNATSPKKATIVPSNARKSMIASRSSTWLQNPRKSMSTKTSNVSISGPPKNQTTSGGSKDDFTCEFCSRKFFVLSLFETHKRTHNKIPSSTKTSAAFDNKCRYCDKKFAIAKALANHLIQNCTKIPPGDKKKLLFPTDQPIATHSKAKLPSKLLSNASSCDSFPSSTQLSRSQLNAKKLTDGNISMAPQSSNNKLKKKLAHSGVYCTPNKQIMCHICKTSFSNILAFTEHKKTHSNAANAVGDSDGA; encoded by the coding sequence ATGGAGAACATATCGAAAATGGCAATTGATGACAGCTCTTCCTCAATGtacttttcttttaataatacgACTGCATATAAAATGCAATTGGAAGTCGCCAATGACAATTCAATTCCCGCTAACGATGAAAATGAATGTGATCAAAATGACACGCTGGAAGCCGATGATGCAAATCAACCCATAGAACAAGTGCAAACAGTAAAGAAGCTATCATTTGGCGTATCCCCTGCCAAAGCCATTcctaaaaatattcttaaggCGTATAACGTTCTTTCATCGACTCCAACTAAAGCACAGTTGCTTAGAAGTGTCGAATTTAATAGAGGATCGGCTGCTGTAGATGTCGATGACCTGGGGTTAGCGTTCTTAGAAGCCCCTCAGGAATCCATCAAATCCGTTTTAACCGAAGAGAAAGAAAATCAACCTCAAGAATCCCAAGAAATAGTATTTTCAGAGACTTCTTCAGAAATAGTGGTATCTGTGATTGAAAAGACGCAGGAAGAAGAGAAACCAGTCAAAAAGGTGGGTTTTTCTAATTTGCCCATTTTGAAGAACTCAGGAAATTCTAATATACAAGGAGGCACTCCTAATGTCCGTCGATCTTTTGCAAGACATGAGCCAGATCTTGCCAGAAATCGTCCTTCGAGAATTAACAAGAGAGTATCTATCGCTCAAAATACTCGTAATTTAGCACATTTTCAGTCCAGCGCGGATGAAATTCCTAAGATGCTTAGCTCAATTCTCAAAATTTCCAAAGGATTACCGAAAAAAAGACAAtcaattactaatattgataatcCTTTCAATTTACTGGGAAGGGCCACTAGGATGTCGATTGTTAAAACCACGCTAAATAGCCCAGCACGAAAGGTTTCACGCAAGTCAATGAATTCagttcaaattggaaaaatcaGTACCAGTATCTGCAACCTTCCAGTAAACAAAGCTAAAAGCATTGGTCGTTCTTCTCCTCCCAAAAGGGTTATTCCgacaaatataagaaaaagtatGATTCCTTCTAATGCGACCAGTCCAAAGAAAGCGACGATCGTTCCCTCAAATGCACGTAAAAGCATGATTGCTTCTAGGTCTTCAACTTGGCTCCAAAATCCCAGAAAAAGTATGTCGACAAAGACATCTAACGTATCCATATCGGGGCCACCAAAAAACCAGACCACAAGTGGTGGTTCAAAGGATGACTTTACTTGCGAATTTTGCTCAAGAAAGTTCTTTGTCTTGTCCCTATTCGAAACGCACAAGAGAACTCACAACAAAATTCCCTCCTCCACAAAGACTTCTGCCGCCTTCGACAATAAGTGTCGCTATTGTGACAAGAAGTTTGCCATTGCTAAGGCACTTGCAAATCATCttattcaaaattgtactaaaattCCGCCAGGTGATAAAAAAAAGCTCCTCTTTCCAACTGATCAGCCAATTGCCACTCATTCTAAAGCAAAACTACCATCCAAATTATTGTCAAACGCTTCTAGCTGTGATTCGTTCCCGAGCTCAACACAACTATCTCGAAGCCAGTTAAATGCCAAGAAATTAACCGATGGCAACATATCTATGGCCCCTCAATCATCgaacaataaattgaaaaaaaaactggctCACTCGGGAGTCTATTGTACACCCAACAAGCAAATCATGTGTCACATCTGTAAGACGAGCTTCAGTAATATTTTAGCTTTCACTGaacataaaaaaacacattcgaATGCAGCGAATGCAGTTGGTGATAGCGATGGCGCTTAA